The following are encoded together in the Adhaeribacter arboris genome:
- a CDS encoding esterase/lipase family protein, which yields MPNPIILIHGYSDEGKSFETWKKILVKEKGYRSEQVQICSYKSLTNEVTIKDIAEGFDRALRINKHINSTEPFDAIVHSTGILVLRSWLSVYGRHRQIKHIIALAPSSFGSPLAHKGRSWIGAIFKGNKELKPDFLEAGDLVLDGLELGSRFTWDLAHRDLFDKDTIFYGPSADTPYVFTFCGNTQYKGLRGLVASAPGTDGTVRWAGCALNSRKITLDFTKPDEDGRYDITDWPVDKRTNLAMPFIPVEGINHASIIENPSDELIKMVIQALDVNTEEGYKNWIQTATKISKQTLAAMDPWQQFVVRAHDERGDPITDYNLQFYKISSNKTDWEPIAIDVHAYTSDNSYRCFHVNLKDLDAQNIQSLKLEFMASTGTELLGYYEYVADDVKITTTDKSPTFTIDLTPFLHEKNKKIFFPFTTTIIEIILNREPLPLRDVNKIMFFMDRTD from the coding sequence ATGCCAAATCCAATTATTTTAATTCATGGCTACTCCGATGAAGGAAAGTCTTTTGAAACCTGGAAAAAGATCCTGGTCAAAGAAAAAGGCTATCGCTCGGAGCAAGTGCAGATATGCAGCTACAAGTCGCTCACGAATGAGGTAACCATTAAAGATATCGCCGAGGGTTTTGATCGGGCTCTCCGCATTAATAAACATATTAACTCAACGGAGCCTTTTGATGCCATTGTTCATTCTACCGGCATTTTAGTGTTACGTTCCTGGCTTTCGGTATATGGTCGGCACCGGCAAATAAAGCACATTATTGCCTTGGCGCCTTCTTCTTTTGGCTCGCCCCTGGCGCATAAAGGCCGCAGTTGGATAGGAGCCATCTTTAAAGGTAATAAGGAGTTAAAGCCCGACTTCTTAGAAGCCGGCGACTTGGTGCTGGACGGTTTGGAACTGGGCAGCCGGTTTACCTGGGATCTGGCGCACCGGGATCTTTTTGATAAAGACACTATTTTTTACGGGCCCTCGGCCGACACTCCTTATGTTTTTACTTTTTGCGGTAACACCCAGTATAAAGGGTTAAGAGGATTGGTGGCTTCCGCGCCGGGTACCGATGGTACGGTACGCTGGGCAGGCTGCGCGCTAAACTCCCGGAAAATTACTTTAGATTTTACGAAACCCGACGAAGATGGCCGTTACGACATTACGGATTGGCCGGTAGATAAACGAACCAACCTGGCAATGCCCTTTATTCCTGTAGAAGGAATAAATCATGCTTCTATTATCGAGAATCCCTCCGACGAATTAATAAAAATGGTGATACAAGCGCTGGATGTAAATACGGAAGAAGGGTATAAAAACTGGATACAGACTGCTACCAAAATATCAAAACAAACTTTAGCGGCAATGGACCCGTGGCAGCAGTTTGTGGTACGGGCCCACGATGAACGCGGCGACCCCATTACCGATTATAACTTGCAATTTTATAAAATAAGTAGTAATAAGACCGATTGGGAACCTATCGCCATTGATGTGCATGCCTACACGAGCGATAATAGTTACCGTTGTTTTCATGTGAATTTAAAGGACCTGGATGCTCAAAATATTCAGAGTTTAAAGCTGGAGTTTATGGCCTCTACTGGTACCGAATTACTGGGTTATTATGAATATGTAGCGGATGATGTAAAAATAACCACTACTGACAAGAGCCCTACTTTTACCATAGATCTTACCCCTTTTCTTCATGAAAAGAACAAAAAGATTTTTTTTCCTTTCACTACCACCATCATCGAAATTATTTTAAATCGGGAGCCTCTGCCTTTACGGGATGTAAATAAAATAATGTTTTTTATGGATAGGACGGATTAA
- a CDS encoding glucosamine-6-phosphate deaminase: MIINIQHSYDDMSKAAADFVREYVQQKPNALLCFPSGESPTGMLHYLGQYAQAGQVDFSKCTFVGLDEWVGMDETNEGSCRHYLNQHLFEPLGIKPENRILFNAKAPDLDQECERMNALIAQHGVIDLMVVGVGMNGHIGLNEPGVSFDLYAHHMALDEVTKTVGQKYFKQQTELHEGITLGLKHFQEAHYPVLIAAGGKKAGILAQALEGKVTNQVPASILQILPNAQVFLDWAVATQLTFAAAK; encoded by the coding sequence GTGATAATAAATATTCAACATTCTTACGATGACATGTCAAAAGCGGCCGCCGATTTTGTTCGGGAATACGTGCAGCAGAAACCAAATGCTTTATTATGTTTTCCTTCCGGTGAATCGCCGACCGGAATGCTGCATTATTTAGGGCAATACGCGCAGGCGGGTCAGGTTGATTTTAGTAAGTGCACGTTTGTAGGCTTAGACGAGTGGGTGGGCATGGACGAAACTAACGAAGGCAGTTGCCGGCATTATTTAAACCAACACTTGTTCGAACCACTCGGAATTAAACCGGAAAACAGAATCCTTTTTAACGCCAAAGCGCCGGATTTAGACCAGGAATGTGAACGAATGAATGCGCTAATCGCCCAACACGGCGTAATTGACTTAATGGTGGTAGGAGTGGGCATGAATGGGCACATCGGGCTGAACGAACCGGGAGTTTCTTTTGATTTATATGCGCATCACATGGCTTTAGACGAAGTAACAAAAACCGTGGGCCAGAAATATTTTAAACAACAAACCGAATTGCACGAAGGAATTACGCTGGGCTTAAAACATTTTCAGGAAGCGCACTATCCGGTTTTAATTGCGGCCGGCGGCAAAAAAGCCGGTATTCTGGCCCAAGCCTTAGAAGGAAAAGTGACGAATCAGGTTCCGGCCAGTATTTTACAAATCCTGCCGAATGCCCAAGTGTTTTTAGATTGGGCGGTGGCCACTCAATTAACGTTTGCCGCTGCAAAATGA
- a CDS encoding S8 family peptidase: MKEKHIILRLARPATRDLFLGGGIVNTSEAESLAAGVTVEIEEMERTRISTLSRHADVVAIAPSIPMKLIQPVAVEDVTEPAAQEIAWGVRAVSADTSPFTGSGIVVAVLDTGIDASHPAFAGMSIIQNDFTGEGSGDQHGHGTHCAGTIFGRTTENIRIGVAPGIEKALIGKVLGSQGGSSEQIVSGIQWAVDNGANIISMSLGMDFPGLVKRLEENGFPTELATSRALEGYRTNVQLFERLVALINAKANFLQPTIVIAAAGNETQRDTNPDFEIAVSPPAVAEGIISVAALGEDPEGFAVAPFSNTGATVSGPGVAILSAKMGGGFALMSGTSMATPHVAGIAALWAEKIKSTGILSPAQLTARLISSGSNTGLKAGFDPFDIGAGLVRAPQM, encoded by the coding sequence ATGAAAGAAAAACATATTATTCTACGTTTGGCCCGGCCGGCCACCCGCGACCTTTTTTTAGGGGGAGGCATTGTAAATACCAGCGAAGCCGAATCTCTTGCCGCCGGAGTTACCGTTGAAATTGAAGAAATGGAGCGTACCCGTATTTCTACTCTATCCCGCCACGCCGATGTGGTAGCTATTGCCCCATCCATCCCCATGAAATTAATCCAACCGGTTGCCGTGGAAGATGTTACCGAGCCAGCCGCGCAGGAAATTGCCTGGGGCGTGCGGGCCGTAAGTGCCGATACTTCTCCCTTCACCGGCAGTGGTATTGTAGTAGCGGTGCTCGACACGGGCATTGATGCTTCGCACCCGGCTTTTGCCGGCATGAGCATTATTCAAAACGATTTTACCGGCGAGGGCAGCGGCGACCAGCACGGGCATGGTACGCATTGCGCCGGCACTATTTTCGGCAGAACTACCGAAAACATTCGCATTGGCGTGGCCCCCGGCATAGAAAAAGCCTTGATTGGTAAAGTATTAGGTTCCCAGGGAGGCTCCAGCGAACAAATTGTAAGTGGCATTCAATGGGCAGTAGATAACGGCGCCAATATTATTTCGATGTCTTTAGGCATGGACTTTCCGGGCCTGGTAAAGCGTTTAGAAGAAAATGGTTTTCCGACGGAACTAGCCACTTCCCGCGCCCTGGAGGGTTACCGGACCAACGTCCAGCTTTTTGAACGATTAGTAGCCTTAATTAATGCGAAGGCCAACTTTTTACAACCGACCATAGTGATAGCCGCCGCTGGCAACGAAACCCAAAGAGACACCAACCCGGATTTTGAAATTGCGGTCAGTCCTCCGGCGGTGGCCGAAGGTATTATATCGGTAGCAGCGCTCGGCGAGGACCCCGAAGGGTTTGCCGTAGCGCCGTTTTCGAATACCGGAGCCACCGTTTCCGGACCGGGAGTAGCCATTCTTTCGGCCAAAATGGGCGGCGGATTTGCCCTGATGAGCGGCACCAGTATGGCCACCCCGCACGTAGCGGGAATAGCCGCGCTGTGGGCCGAAAAAATTAAAAGTACCGGTATTTTGAGTCCGGCCCAGCTAACCGCCCGTTTAATCAGTTCCGGCAGCAACACCGGTTTAAAAGCCGGCTTCGATCCTTTTGATATTGGCGCTGGTTTGGTGCGGGCACCGCAGATGTAA
- a CDS encoding GMC family oxidoreductase → MTETAKFDYIVVGSGAGGGTLAANLAIAGYKVLVLEAGKDHSENYYSQVPVFHSLSTEQDDLKWDFFVKHYSNEEQAQKDSKFNQPHKGILYPRAGTLGGCTAHNAMICVYPHNSDWDHIAEITGDKSWASNNMRKYFERLENCRYGVGNTFHKYAARLLRRIGISFNPRRRGYNGWLQTSNANPTLVLKDKSLIRIILEAFEQTIEERSGKFLRRLKRGFDPNDWDCAQNRAEGAAFFPINTAQGRRIGTRERLKAVRKKFPNNLTIWTDCLAKKVLFGPENTAIGVEYFEGEHLYKADPYAGKNNHSGITKQVFAKREVIISGGAFNTPQLLMLSGIGPAEQLRKHGIEVRVDLPGVGENLQDRYEVGVVSQMKRDFPLLKEAAFSPTLDDPNFVNWKKGKGLYTSNGGLLGIIKRSNRQKPDPDLYIFGLPGYFDGYKPGYSTDHIKNKNYFTWCVLKGHTNNLAGKVTLHSANPVDTPEINFRYFDDDPGVDQAQWQDDLDSVVAGVEFARRMNIDSGLRGVIDGEVVPGPKYQTQEEIRKFVKNEAWGHHASCSCKIGADGDKMAVLDSRFRVRRTRNLRVVDASVFPRIPGLFIVSSVYMIGEKASDVILEDAKKNALSGNLVFEPA, encoded by the coding sequence ATGACCGAAACAGCTAAATTTGATTACATCGTCGTTGGTTCAGGAGCTGGCGGCGGTACCCTAGCGGCCAATTTAGCTATAGCTGGGTACAAAGTGCTGGTACTGGAGGCGGGTAAAGACCATTCGGAGAATTATTACAGTCAGGTTCCGGTTTTTCATTCTTTGTCTACGGAGCAGGACGATTTGAAATGGGACTTTTTTGTTAAGCATTACAGCAACGAAGAACAGGCGCAAAAAGATTCGAAATTCAACCAGCCTCACAAAGGTATTTTATACCCGCGGGCCGGTACCTTGGGCGGGTGCACCGCGCATAATGCCATGATTTGCGTTTACCCTCACAACAGTGACTGGGACCATATTGCGGAAATTACCGGTGATAAAAGTTGGGCCAGCAATAACATGCGGAAATATTTTGAAAGATTGGAGAACTGCCGGTATGGAGTTGGCAACACTTTTCATAAATATGCTGCCCGTTTGCTCCGCCGGATAGGCATTTCTTTCAATCCGCGCCGCCGCGGATATAATGGCTGGTTGCAGACGAGCAATGCCAATCCTACCCTCGTTCTAAAAGATAAAAGCCTGATTAGGATTATTCTGGAAGCTTTTGAGCAAACCATTGAAGAACGGTCGGGAAAATTTTTGCGTCGCTTAAAGAGGGGATTTGATCCCAACGATTGGGACTGTGCGCAAAACCGGGCTGAAGGAGCAGCCTTCTTCCCCATCAATACCGCCCAAGGCAGGCGCATCGGCACCCGGGAACGATTGAAAGCTGTCCGGAAGAAATTCCCTAATAACCTTACCATCTGGACCGATTGCCTGGCCAAAAAAGTTTTATTTGGCCCCGAAAACACAGCTATTGGCGTAGAGTACTTTGAGGGCGAACACCTATATAAAGCCGATCCGTATGCGGGTAAAAATAACCATTCTGGAATTACCAAGCAGGTATTTGCCAAAAGAGAAGTAATTATTTCTGGGGGTGCCTTTAATACACCGCAGTTATTAATGCTTTCCGGAATTGGTCCGGCAGAACAATTACGAAAACACGGCATTGAGGTACGGGTAGATTTGCCTGGTGTGGGAGAAAACTTGCAGGATCGTTATGAAGTCGGAGTTGTCAGCCAAATGAAACGAGATTTTCCTTTGCTGAAAGAGGCAGCTTTTTCACCAACTCTTGACGATCCTAATTTTGTAAATTGGAAAAAAGGGAAAGGTCTTTATACTTCTAATGGCGGCCTTTTAGGTATTATCAAAAGATCTAACCGGCAAAAACCAGATCCTGACCTTTATATATTTGGCCTACCGGGTTATTTTGACGGGTATAAACCGGGATATTCCACGGACCATATCAAAAATAAAAATTATTTTACCTGGTGTGTCTTAAAAGGACATACCAACAACTTGGCTGGTAAAGTAACACTCCACTCGGCCAACCCTGTGGATACCCCGGAGATTAATTTTCGCTATTTTGATGATGATCCAGGAGTGGACCAAGCCCAATGGCAGGACGATTTGGATTCAGTGGTTGCCGGAGTGGAATTTGCTCGCCGGATGAATATTGATTCGGGGCTCCGGGGAGTTATTGACGGGGAAGTGGTACCTGGCCCGAAATACCAAACCCAGGAAGAAATCCGGAAATTTGTTAAAAATGAAGCCTGGGGACATCATGCATCTTGTAGCTGTAAGATTGGTGCCGACGGAGATAAAATGGCCGTTTTGGATAGCAGGTTCCGGGTACGGCGCACAAGAAATCTACGCGTTGTAGATGCTAGCGTTTTCCCGCGCATTCCGGGGCTATTTATTGTTTCATCGGTATACATGATTGGTGAAAAGGCCAGCGACGTTATCTTGGAAGATGCTAAAAAGAATGCGCTTTCTGGTAACCTGGTTTTTGAACCGGCATAA
- a CDS encoding RDD family protein has protein sequence MARKKFTSATFPSLRRRFASYFIDLFIIIGAFMLVGYVIDLVGSVPGWLRGSILIFTLFLYDPIFISLFGGTIGHQLLDMRVIHVKSSGNLNFGLAVLRFVVKVLLGWLSFLTIMFNPERRAIHDIISDSLVIKLN, from the coding sequence ATGGCCAGAAAAAAATTTACTTCCGCCACCTTTCCTTCTTTGCGCCGAAGGTTTGCCAGTTATTTTATAGACTTGTTTATAATTATCGGCGCCTTTATGTTAGTTGGATACGTAATTGACTTAGTAGGCTCCGTACCTGGCTGGTTACGGGGCTCTATACTAATTTTCACCTTGTTTTTGTATGACCCGATTTTTATTTCTTTGTTTGGTGGCACCATAGGTCACCAACTTTTAGATATGCGGGTGATCCACGTAAAAAGTAGCGGTAATTTAAATTTCGGGTTAGCGGTACTACGCTTTGTAGTAAAAGTTTTACTGGGCTGGTTATCTTTTTTAACCATTATGTTCAACCCCGAACGCCGGGCCATTCACGATATAATTAGTGATTCCCTGGTTATTAAACTCAATTAA
- a CDS encoding Gfo/Idh/MocA family protein: MNTRRDFLQKLTLSAAVLPFLPGKNPSSLHDFYNQPYQGRVLRVAILGLGSYGTRVADAMQSCKRAKLVGAISGTPAKLKEWQSKYNIPEKNCYNYENFDQIKNNKDIDAVYVITPNALHKDQVIRVAKAGKHAICEKPMSITAKDGQAMVDACKAANVKLLVGYRMHFEPKTLEVIRMRKDGEFGKVLFFQGLSGFTIGDPSQWRLNKQLAGGGAMMDIGIYSINGARYMIGEEPIWVTAQETKTNPEKFKEGVDETIQFQLGFPSGAVASCLSTYTMNNLDRFFLNGEKGFAEMQPSTGYGPIKGRTHKGELTQPHTTHQTIQMDEMAAIIFDNKKPIVPVDGEEGLRDLKIIDAIFLAAKTGKKVSVTI, translated from the coding sequence ATGAATACTCGTCGCGACTTTTTGCAAAAGCTTACGCTTTCGGCCGCAGTCCTACCTTTTTTGCCTGGTAAAAATCCAAGCAGCTTGCATGACTTTTACAATCAACCTTATCAAGGCCGGGTGCTGCGGGTAGCCATTTTAGGCTTAGGCAGCTACGGTACCCGGGTAGCCGATGCCATGCAATCGTGCAAAAGAGCTAAATTGGTGGGCGCCATCAGCGGCACGCCTGCTAAACTAAAAGAATGGCAAAGCAAGTACAACATACCCGAGAAAAACTGCTACAACTACGAGAACTTCGACCAGATTAAAAATAATAAAGATATTGACGCCGTGTACGTGATTACCCCGAATGCCTTGCACAAGGACCAGGTAATCCGGGTAGCAAAAGCCGGCAAACACGCTATTTGCGAAAAACCCATGTCCATTACTGCCAAAGATGGCCAAGCCATGGTGGATGCGTGTAAGGCAGCCAACGTGAAATTATTGGTAGGTTACCGCATGCACTTCGAACCGAAAACCCTGGAAGTTATCCGGATGCGGAAAGACGGGGAATTCGGGAAAGTATTGTTTTTTCAGGGATTATCGGGCTTTACTATTGGCGACCCGTCCCAATGGCGCTTGAACAAGCAACTGGCCGGGGGCGGCGCTATGATGGATATTGGTATCTATTCCATTAACGGCGCCCGGTACATGATCGGGGAAGAACCCATTTGGGTAACCGCGCAGGAAACCAAAACCAATCCCGAGAAATTTAAAGAAGGCGTCGACGAAACCATTCAGTTCCAGCTAGGCTTTCCGAGCGGCGCAGTGGCCTCTTGCTTGTCGACGTACACAATGAATAACCTGGACCGTTTTTTCCTGAACGGCGAAAAAGGATTTGCCGAAATGCAGCCTTCTACGGGTTACGGACCCATTAAGGGCCGGACCCACAAAGGGGAACTAACGCAACCGCACACGACCCACCAAACCATTCAAATGGACGAAATGGCGGCTATTATATTCGATAATAAAAAACCGATTGTGCCCGTAGATGGGGAAGAAGGCTTACGGGATTTAAAAATAATCGACGCTATTTTTCTAGCCGCGAAAACCGGTAAAAAAGTAAGTGTAACGATTTAA